A single window of Pyxicephalus adspersus chromosome 10, UCB_Pads_2.0, whole genome shotgun sequence DNA harbors:
- the ZNF518A gene encoding zinc finger protein 518A: MMRSPSKDFFMDIEESTSSKDGLWDYVGNSFVTSQPNTDSSSISTNERVLCGKETNPAQPVNQAGESSNLNNTAEIISKSPCKKQTARKSVARGTTNNVENAEDQNAEIKLEPNLDDDSSNISAKVLHFFCQKCKNGIRYSPNDLQKHFLICHNGELPLYPCEMCNFSASDFQEFKQHRKTHRSALVKCEICNNDYLYTLLGLTKHFSVAHCVNGHFSCSKCRFTTRDVGTFVQHIHRHNGIEYACQKCNHISYSKAEFQRHLQGHSTILPFSCQYCNYSAMRKDFIVKHILAKHPEHVHTRDEHIVEASNSQMAQTNAGLKLALKTGSTETQDKSLWGPEGTEKAGEIIERSNSFQFKSPDKEHPLKDVWVNVNAEQSLNDGMSSVTTINCNKEDSNTQGNLGLLQKVVHGPTVLMVKNNKITVPANYSATFVGYKMVNGKQNLVIKLLPSNKQAANTSQPSPQSSNSLPRFSHSTNHKPYGPSNNMTDNRLTPSFKSLLGQNSVAGTPVEKQSPSLQATTAALGSLITRKNESASRGNLNRPTSFETPHKNVHSFNTPTSSASAVGRKIKEEPEEYNINEQQFFDNDHNYDTAKDRMHSSTGSNRLIDPTTGFLYKTQHSNESSGIPSSSTMYSKELNSSILHSSTASGLGNFSFSTFPHKNAFGMRGVQFNDRFPRPMEMNKGDNMPFMPRITSVFSLQSRLPDPKPFGKNTYLHNILQDNKRGNDKVSLTKTLGPLSSNNAPAFAKQPLPSPVPRFDGRIPNGNVPSAVFLKQEPDSPGSSNKTSFSVRANDLLKTHSDSIVSQQLSKDRIATITKPSGPPAFHFLRAQQVSGMPQGNTVLYPSVTNRFALPVMPNNQPGVRMITSQANASNSATFSSPNRMNAPVMLNTKPGMVLTIANGPFGTIRNVTNVNNSGSQVMGSVNNLGKMALPRLQRPPVPHVLKQDLGSSASIPANIISGSSGGNKVPINLNVLQYCVNPDGSRGITGGIDGNKQQQPMQKQPLYALLPDGKQAVLLNYVLPNSASSAHPQKTVHVNQVNQVSRKVLPKKPEEVQQNTVLKNSERMNPMSASSVKEEDTSAFDGYGGSTSASINNNAVCLQKPAERKLCLRSNSSSASVGQLSPASDDKTTSQSSMSKVPKPKSKQNIINIANSKNKNCKRKVSDSGSYEADFEFKTKKRVSEFLQDVPRKQMLHRKCKAKSYTSEVESPLDMPSPTPSPSPPPPEPAKDVVRTLRLFPFSANQLVKYPQRNQPVVVLNHPDADIPEVDNIMRTISKFNGQILKVSLSKRTIEALLESGLLRPNEGRRLRRSKPISPDKDRFVLKLTLKKTSKNNYKIVKNTPTDKLQTKFNCWFCGRVFDNQDEWVGHGQRHLMEATKDWNTLF, translated from the coding sequence ATGATGAGATCACCCAGTAAAGACTTTTTTATGGACATAGAGGAATCTACATCTTCAAAAGATGGCTTATGGGATTATGTTGGAAATTCTTTTGTCACCAGCCAACCCAACACAGACTCCTCATCGATTTCCACTAATGAAAGGGTTTTATGTGGAAAGGAGACAAACCCTGCTCAACCTGTAAACCAAGCAGGAGAAAGTAGTAACTTAAACAACACTGCAGAAATCATTTCAAAGTCACCgtgtaaaaaacaaacagcaaggAAATCAGTGGCCAGAGGAACCACCAATAACGTTGAAAATGCGGAGGATCAGAATGCGGAAATCAAACTTGAACCAAACTTAGATGACGATTCCTCTAATATATCTGCAAAAGTTCTTCATTTTTTCtgtcaaaaatgcaaaaatggaaTCCGCTACAGCCCCAATGATCTTCAAAaacactttctaatatgtcataaTGGAGAATTACCCCTCTACCCCTGTGAAATGTGTAACTTTTCTGCTAGTGATTTTCAGGAGTTTAAGCAACACCGAAAAACACATAGGAGTGCACTGGTTAAATGTGAGATCTGTAACAATGACTATTTATATACCTTGTTGGGCTTAACAAAGCATTTCTCAGTCGCACACTGCGTCAATGGCCACTTCAGCTGCTCAAAGTGCAGATTTACTACCAGAGATGTTGGGACATTTGTTCAGCACATTCATAGGCACAATGGAATTGAATATGCTTGTCAAAAGTGCAACCATATTAGTTACTCCAAAGCTGAGTTTCAGAGACATCTTCAGGGACACAGTACAATTTTGCCATTTAGCTGCCAGTACTGCAACTATAGTGCAATGCGAAAGGATTTTATTGTGAAACACATTTTAGCCAAGCATCCTGAGCACGTTCACACAAGAGATGAACATATTGTAGAGGCCTCTAACTCACAAATGGCGCAAACAAATGCTGGACTGAAGCTTGCCTTAAAAACGGGCTCAACGGAGACACAAGATAAATCATTGTGGGGACCAGAAGGTACAGAAAAAGCCGGAGAAATCATTGAAAGGTCTAATAGTTTCCAGTTTAAGTCTCCAGATAAAGAACATCCTCTGAAGGATGTTTGGGTTAATGTTAACGCTGAACAATCTTTAAATGATGGAATGTCATCTGTGACCACAATAAACTGCAACAAAGAGGACTCAAACACACAAGGCAACTTGGGACTCCTACAAAAAGTAGTTCACGGGCCAACTGTGCTAAtggttaaaaacaataaaatcacagttCCAGCAAATTACAGTGCAACTTTTGTGGGTTACAAAATGGTCAACGGGAAGCAAAACCTAGTTATCAAGTTATTACCATCCAATAAACAGGCTGCTAATACTTCACAACCATCACCTCAGTCTTCAAATAGCCTGCCACGCTTTTCTCACAGCACTAACCACAAACCATATGGCCCATCAAACAATATGACTGATAATCGTTTGACTCCGTCATTTAAATCTCTGTTAGGGCAGAATTCTGTGGCTGGCACTCCAGTGGAGAAACAGTCCCCATCTTTGCAGGCTACAACAGCAGCTCTAGGCTCACTCATCACACGAAAAAACGAATCTGCTTCCAGGGGAAATCTCAACAGACCAACCTCTTTTGAAACTCCACACAAAAATGTGCACAGTTTTAATACACCCACGTCATCAGCATCAGCTGTTGGCAGGAAGATCAAAGAGGAACCTGAGGAATATAATATTAACGAGCAGCAGTTTTTTGATAATGACCATAACTATGACACTGCTAAGGATCGAATGCATTCTTCTACTGGATCGAATCGTTTAATTGATCCAACTACTGGTTTCTTGTATAAAACTCAACATAGCAATGAAAGCAGTGGAATACCTTCTTCTTCAACCATGTATTCAAAGGAGCTAAACAGTTCAATTTTACATTCATCCACAGCAAGTGGTCTTGGGAATTTCTCCTTTTCCACATTTCCACATAAAAATGCCTTTGGAATGAGAGGGGTCCAATTTAATGACAGATTCCCAAGACCAATGGAAATGAACAAAGGTGACAATATGCCCTTCATGCCAAGGATTACATCTGTATTTTCATTGCAAAGTCGTCTTCCCGATCCAAAACCTTTTGGGAAAAACACATACTTGCATAACATCCTGCAAGATAACAAAAGAGGAAATGACAAAGTCAGCCTAACAAAAACATTGGGCCCACTTTCTAGCAACAATGCACCTGCTTTTGCAAAGCAGCCATTACCCAGCCCCGTACCAAGATTCGATGGTCGCATACCTAATGGTAATGTTCCTTCAGCTGTGTTCTTGAAGCAAGAACCAGATTCTCCAGGATCTAGTAACAAAACATCTTTTTCTGTGAGAGCAAACGATCTCCTGAAAACACATTCTGATTCAATAGTTAGCCAACAGCTGTCAAAAGACAGAATTGCCACTATAACAAAACCTTCTGGACCACCTGCCTTTCATTTTCTTCGTGCACAACAAGTCTCCGGCATGCCACAGGGCAATACTGTTCTTTATCCATCAGTTACTAACAGGTTTGCACTGCCTGTAATGCCTAATAATCAGCCTGGTGTAAGGATGATAACATCCCAGGCAAATGCTTCTAATTCGGCAACATTCTCCAGTCCTAACCGAATGAATGCACCTGTTATGCTCAATACAAAACCTGGCATGGTATTAACTATTGCCAATGGACCATTTGGTACCATACGGAATGTGACAAATGTGAATAACAGTGGCTCTCAGGTAATGGGTTCCGTAAACAATTTGGGGAAAATGGCACTTCCCAGATTACAGCGTCCTCCAGTACCTCATGTTCTTAAACAAGACTTGGGCTCTTCTGCAAGTATTCCAGCCAATATAATTTCTGGGTCTTCTGGAGGAAACAAAGttccaattaacctaaatgtttTGCAGTATTGTGTCAACCCAGATGGGTCAAGGGGAATAACTGGAGGTATAGATGGTAATAAGCAACAACAACCCATGCAAAAACAGCCACTGTATGCCCTTTTGCCTGATGGAAAACAAGCAGTCCTGCTGAATTATGTTTTGCCAAATAGTGCATCATCTGCACACCCACAGAAAACTGTCCATGTCAACCAAGTCAATCAAGTCAGCCGGAAAGTCTTACCAAAGAAACCTGAGGAGGTTCAGCAAAATACAGTcttaaaaaatagtgaaaggATGAACCCAATGTCAGCATCTTCAGTTAAGGAGGAGGACACTAGTGCATTTGATGGTTATGGTGGAAGTACATCTGCAAGTATAAACAACAATGCAGTTTGTTTGCAGAAGCCAGCAGAACGAAAACTTTGTCTGAGGTCCAACTCCAGTTCTGCTTCAGTAGGCCAACTGTCTCCTGCCAGTGATGACAAAACAACTTCTCAATCTTCTATGTCAAAGGTGCCTAAAccaaaaagcaagcaaaatattattaatatagcaAATTCTAAGAACAAGAATTGCAAAAGAAAAGTGTCAGACTCTGGTAGTTACGAAGCTGACTTTGAATTTAAGACAAAAAAGAGAGTAAGTGAATTCTTGCAGGATGTTCCACGAAAGCAAATGTTACACAGAAAATGCAAGGCAAAATCATACACAAGCGAAGTAGAAAGCCCTCTAGATATGCCTTCACCAACACCATCAccttcaccaccaccaccagaaCCTGCTAAGGATGTAGTGAGGACACTAAGATTGTTTCCTTTTAGTGCTAACCAACTTGTAAAATATCCTCAAAGAAATCAGCCTGTTGTTGTATTAAACCATCCAGATGCTGACATTCCTGAAGTAGACAACATTATGAGAACCATCTCAAAATTCAATGGTCAAATTTTAAAGGTATCATTGTCCAAAAGAACAATTGAAGCTCTTCTGGAGTCAGGGCTACTCAGGCCAAATGAAGGCAGACGCCTGCGCCGTTCAAAGCCCATTAGCCCCGATAAAGATCGATTTGTCCTCAAACTAAcgctaaaaaaaacaagcaaaaacaattacaaaattgtaaaaaatacaccCACGGACAAGCTTCAGACTAAATTTAACTGCTGGTTTTGTGGTCGGGTTTTTGATAACCAGGATGAATGGGTAGGACATGGCCAAAGACATCTCATGGAAGCTACAAAAGATTGGAACACATTGTTTTAA